The proteins below are encoded in one region of Aquisphaera giovannonii:
- a CDS encoding RNA polymerase sigma factor, producing MRQDQSGGGERPADAPSAAHLVEHFFRRESGRLVAVLARVFGLRHLDLVEDMVQASLLEALQAWRAGGVPDDPSAWMHRVARNKVLDALRHRETVLRLAPSYARLRPMAAAPDLDDLFLDSGIADSQLRLMFACCHPALAVEDQIALTLKSLGGFGNAEIARGLLVSEETVKKRTQRARRELADRGVELAVPHADELPARLDAVHRGLYLLFNEGYSATSGDSVLRLDLCEEAARLCHLLGEHPLCRTPATLALLSLMLFHAARFDARTDGDGRLLLMEDQDRSRWDRALIARARAFLDESAAGRSVSIFHLEAGIALVHCEAPRFEETDWPAILRLYDALIARRPSAIYRLNRAIVLAHVAGPAAGLDELGALAGDPALRHYHLLDATLGELHRRAGNLDRAREHLARARDRTQSARERELLDRRLDSCGGGPP from the coding sequence ATGCGCCAGGACCAATCGGGGGGAGGCGAGCGGCCGGCGGACGCCCCGTCGGCCGCGCACCTCGTCGAGCATTTCTTCCGCCGCGAGTCGGGACGCCTCGTCGCCGTGCTCGCGCGCGTGTTCGGCCTGCGCCACCTGGACCTCGTCGAGGACATGGTGCAGGCCTCGCTCCTGGAGGCGCTCCAGGCCTGGCGCGCGGGGGGCGTGCCCGACGACCCATCGGCCTGGATGCATCGGGTCGCCCGGAACAAGGTCCTGGACGCCCTCCGGCACCGGGAGACCGTCCTCCGCCTGGCGCCGTCGTACGCCCGGCTGAGGCCGATGGCCGCCGCCCCGGACCTCGACGACCTGTTCCTCGACTCCGGGATCGCCGACAGCCAGCTCCGCCTGATGTTCGCGTGCTGCCACCCCGCCCTCGCCGTCGAGGACCAGATCGCCCTGACGCTGAAGTCGCTCGGCGGGTTCGGCAACGCGGAGATCGCCCGCGGGCTGCTCGTCTCCGAGGAGACGGTCAAGAAGCGGACCCAGCGTGCGCGGCGGGAGCTCGCCGACCGGGGCGTGGAGCTCGCGGTCCCCCATGCCGACGAGCTGCCCGCCCGCCTGGATGCCGTCCACCGCGGCCTCTACCTGCTGTTCAACGAGGGATACTCCGCGACGAGCGGGGACTCCGTGCTCCGCCTGGACCTCTGCGAGGAGGCCGCGCGGCTCTGCCACCTGCTGGGCGAGCATCCCCTGTGCCGCACCCCCGCGACCCTCGCGCTGCTGTCGCTCATGCTCTTCCACGCGGCGCGGTTCGACGCGCGGACCGACGGCGACGGGCGGCTCCTGCTCATGGAGGACCAGGACCGGTCCCGCTGGGACCGCGCGCTGATCGCCCGCGCCCGGGCCTTCCTCGACGAGTCGGCCGCGGGCCGGTCCGTCTCGATCTTCCACCTCGAGGCGGGGATCGCGCTGGTGCACTGCGAGGCGCCGCGGTTCGAGGAGACCGACTGGCCGGCGATCCTCCGCCTCTACGACGCGCTCATCGCGCGACGGCCGTCCGCCATCTACAGGCTCAACCGGGCCATCGTGCTGGCCCACGTGGCGGGGCCGGCGGCCGGGCTCGATGAGCTCGGGGCGCTCGCCGGCGATCCCGCCCTGCGCCACTACCACCTGCTCGATGCGACGCTCGGCGAGCTCCATCGCCGCGCCGGCAACCTCGACCGGGCCCGCGAGCACCTGGCGAGGGCCCGCGACCGGACGCAGTCCGCGAGGGAGCGGGAGCTGCTGGATCGGCGGCTGGACTCGTGCGGTGGCGGGCCGCCGTGA
- a CDS encoding AraC family transcriptional regulator, which produces MTGFQALLQLAPLFDCVDDALAWVKDLEGRYRWVNRAFLTSYALERGGPDPIDDPGMILGKTDYDLTSPFLADQFRLDDELVLEGARVVNRIELVGPPGGPPEWNITNKIPLRDADGSVIGTAGLSRRLDADGLDNLPDRPFASVLAYIRDHCREPVGNAELARVAHMSVRTFERRFRDAFHLSPQKYLRRLQLRMASRALAMTRKPLAEVSQDCGFADQSHFSREFRRHFGRTPRQFREHYTRGAADAPGTRTDAADQASREAVG; this is translated from the coding sequence ATGACGGGCTTCCAGGCACTCTTGCAGCTCGCGCCCCTGTTCGACTGCGTCGACGACGCCCTCGCCTGGGTGAAGGACCTCGAGGGCCGCTACCGGTGGGTGAACCGCGCCTTCCTCACGAGCTACGCCCTGGAGCGCGGGGGCCCCGACCCGATCGACGACCCCGGGATGATCCTGGGCAAGACCGACTACGACCTGACCTCGCCGTTCCTGGCGGACCAGTTCCGGCTCGACGACGAGCTCGTGCTCGAGGGGGCCCGGGTCGTGAACCGCATCGAGCTCGTCGGCCCGCCGGGGGGGCCGCCGGAATGGAACATCACGAACAAGATCCCCCTCCGCGACGCGGACGGCTCCGTGATCGGGACCGCCGGGCTGTCGCGGCGCCTCGACGCGGACGGGCTCGACAACCTGCCGGATCGGCCGTTCGCGTCGGTCCTCGCCTACATCCGGGACCATTGCCGCGAGCCGGTCGGCAACGCCGAGCTCGCGCGGGTGGCGCATATGTCTGTGCGGACCTTCGAGCGTCGGTTCCGCGACGCCTTCCACCTCTCGCCCCAGAAGTACCTCCGCCGCCTCCAGCTCCGGATGGCGAGCCGGGCCCTGGCCATGACCCGCAAGCCCCTGGCCGAGGTCTCTCAGGACTGCGGCTTCGCCGACCAGAGCCACTTCTCCCGCGAGTTCCGCCGCCACTTCGGGCGCACCCCCAGGCAATTCCGGGAGCACTACACCCGGGGCGCGGCTGACGCTCCTGGCACAAGAACTGACGCCGCCGATCAAGCCTCGCGGGAGGCCGTCGGCTAG
- a CDS encoding YciI family protein, which translates to MPRFLFVYRSEPFDMSKMSPGQMQESMDRWRAWIGQGFAEGWMIDPGDALMPEGRVVTRSEVVTDGPFAESKEVLGGYSVVQAESLDAAVKHARTCPQVVEGGSVEIRPMAGLAAEPKG; encoded by the coding sequence ATGCCCCGATTTCTCTTCGTCTATCGCAGCGAGCCGTTCGACATGAGCAAGATGTCCCCCGGCCAGATGCAGGAATCGATGGATCGCTGGCGGGCGTGGATCGGCCAGGGATTCGCCGAGGGCTGGATGATCGACCCCGGCGACGCCCTGATGCCGGAAGGGCGCGTCGTGACCAGGTCCGAGGTGGTCACGGACGGGCCGTTCGCCGAGTCCAAGGAGGTCCTCGGCGGCTATTCCGTGGTCCAGGCGGAAAGCCTCGACGCGGCGGTGAAGCACGCGAGGACCTGCCCGCAGGTCGTCGAGGGCGGGAGCGTGGAGATCCGCCCGATGGCCGGCCTCGCCGCCGAGCCGAAGGGCTGA